Proteins encoded by one window of Xenopus tropicalis strain Nigerian chromosome 6, UCB_Xtro_10.0, whole genome shotgun sequence:
- the LOC101730234 gene encoding gastrula zinc finger protein XlCGF57.1-like isoform X2, with protein MSRMRKIIEVGRESENVQGNLSRTQTPNESVRTPNQNDRFQVSQEHCVDGTSSALQIQKLHNTTNIQDIRRPNISKLKKAKSSVKSHIAKMCHQGTKMHISSKAHSALKPFICPKCERRFCDIRNLLTHQRIHTGRSFVCSKCGKCFSHRKILIAHKWVHTVRKPFTCTECDKGFLWNRDLQEHKKSHKRRKNSSYLLAHRGKRLKEVSTDSCKREKVFYCRECGKSFRQKSRLEIHIQCHTGEKPFVCVHCGKGFRDKYKLSLHLRIHTGEKPFVCTECGKGFRDSSSLKSHLQIHTGEKPFVCTECGKGFRKKCDLKSHLHIHTGVNPFVCTECGKCFRDKSELNIHINVHTGKTFPCTECGKSFAAKNNLKRHQMVHTGEKPHECTECGKRFMEKSKLERHYLNHTGVKPFSCCECGEQFKWKHQLQYHQLSHTGERPFVCTECGKSYKSKDTLTAHCLIHTGEKPFVCPECGKPYKSYSALRYHLQTHIR; from the coding sequence ATGTCCAGGATGAGGAAGATCATAGAAGTTGGAAGGGAAAGTGAAAATGTTCAGGGGAACCTCAGCCGAACCCAAACTCCCAATGAATCTGTCAGAACCCCAAACCAGAATGATAGGTTCCAGGTATCTCAGGAACATTGTGTTGATGGAACCTCTTCTGCTCTACAAATACAAAAGCTCCATAATACTACTAATATACAGGATATCAGAAGGCCCAATATTTCCAAACTTAAAAAGGCGAAGTCCTCTGTAAAATCACACATTGCCAAGATGTGTCACCAaggcacaaaaatgcatatttcCTCTAAAGCCCACAGTGCCCTGAAACCTTTTATCTGCCCAAAATGTGAGAGGAGATTTTGTGACATCCGGAACCTTCTCACCCACCAGAGAATCCACACGGGGAGGAGCTTTGTCTGCTccaaatgtgggaaatgtttctctcACAGAAAGATCCTCATTGCTCATAAATGGGTTCATACTGTgaggaaaccattcacctgcactgAATGTGATAAGGGCTTCTTATGGAACAGGGACCTTCAGGAACATAAAAAGAgccataaaagaagaaaaaatagcaGCTATCTCTTGGCTCACAGGGGAAAGAGACTGAAAGAAGTTAGTACTGACTCTTGTAAAAGAGAGAAGGTGTTTTACTGCAGAGAGTGTGGTAAAAGCTTCAGGCAAAAGTCTAGGCTTGAGATCCACATTCAGTGCCACACAGGCGAGAAGCCATTTGTCTGTGTTCATTGTGGGAAAGGCTTCAGAGATAAGTATAAACTCAGTCTGCATCTAaggattcacacaggagagaaaccatttgtctgcactgagtgtgggaaaggcTTTAGGGATTCGAGCTCTCTGAAATCTCACCTCCagattcacacaggagagaaaccatttgtctgcactgagtgtgggaaaggcTTCAGGAAAAAGTGTGATCTCAAATCTCACCTTCATATTCACACCGGAGTGAACCCATttgtctgcactgagtgtgggaaatgtttcaggGATAAAAGCGAACTGAACATTCATATTAACGTACACACAGGAAAGACTTTCCCCTGTACGGAGTGTGGCAAATCCTTTGCAGCAAAGAACAATCTGAAAAGGCACCAAATggttcacactggggagaaaccacacgagtgcacagagtgtgggaaacGATTCATGGAGAAAAGTAAACTAGAGAGACATTATCTAAATCATACTGGAGTGAAACCATTCAGCTGCTGTGAGTGTGGAGAACAGTTCAAATGGAAACACCAGCTCCAGTATCACCAACTGAGTCACACCGGGGAGAGGCCAtttgtctgtactgagtgtgggaagAGCTACAAGAGTAAGGATACACTCACTGCGCACTGTCTtattcacactggggagaaaccatttgtgtGCCCTGAGTGTGGGAAACCATATAAGAGCTACAGTGCACTGAGGTACCACCTCCAGACTCACATTAGATGA
- the LOC101730234 gene encoding gastrula zinc finger protein XlCGF57.1-like isoform X1, with protein sequence MLLHIRNWPEKEQQNLSAGRYCLVPFGSDMSRMRKIIEVGRESENVQGNLSRTQTPNESVRTPNQNDRFQVSQEHCVDGTSSALQIQKLHNTTNIQDIRRPNISKLKKAKSSVKSHIAKMCHQGTKMHISSKAHSALKPFICPKCERRFCDIRNLLTHQRIHTGRSFVCSKCGKCFSHRKILIAHKWVHTVRKPFTCTECDKGFLWNRDLQEHKKSHKRRKNSSYLLAHRGKRLKEVSTDSCKREKVFYCRECGKSFRQKSRLEIHIQCHTGEKPFVCVHCGKGFRDKYKLSLHLRIHTGEKPFVCTECGKGFRDSSSLKSHLQIHTGEKPFVCTECGKGFRKKCDLKSHLHIHTGVNPFVCTECGKCFRDKSELNIHINVHTGKTFPCTECGKSFAAKNNLKRHQMVHTGEKPHECTECGKRFMEKSKLERHYLNHTGVKPFSCCECGEQFKWKHQLQYHQLSHTGERPFVCTECGKSYKSKDTLTAHCLIHTGEKPFVCPECGKPYKSYSALRYHLQTHIR encoded by the exons ATGCTGCTTCATATCA GGAATTGGCCTGAGAAAGAGCAGCAGAACCTCAGTGCTGGGAGATATTGTTTAGTTCCATTTGGATCTGACATGTCCAGGATGAGGAAGATCATAGAAGTTGGAAGGGAAAGTGAAAATGTTCAGGGGAACCTCAGCCGAACCCAAACTCCCAATGAATCTGTCAGAACCCCAAACCAGAATGATAGGTTCCAGGTATCTCAGGAACATTGTGTTGATGGAACCTCTTCTGCTCTACAAATACAAAAGCTCCATAATACTACTAATATACAGGATATCAGAAGGCCCAATATTTCCAAACTTAAAAAGGCGAAGTCCTCTGTAAAATCACACATTGCCAAGATGTGTCACCAaggcacaaaaatgcatatttcCTCTAAAGCCCACAGTGCCCTGAAACCTTTTATCTGCCCAAAATGTGAGAGGAGATTTTGTGACATCCGGAACCTTCTCACCCACCAGAGAATCCACACGGGGAGGAGCTTTGTCTGCTccaaatgtgggaaatgtttctctcACAGAAAGATCCTCATTGCTCATAAATGGGTTCATACTGTgaggaaaccattcacctgcactgAATGTGATAAGGGCTTCTTATGGAACAGGGACCTTCAGGAACATAAAAAGAgccataaaagaagaaaaaatagcaGCTATCTCTTGGCTCACAGGGGAAAGAGACTGAAAGAAGTTAGTACTGACTCTTGTAAAAGAGAGAAGGTGTTTTACTGCAGAGAGTGTGGTAAAAGCTTCAGGCAAAAGTCTAGGCTTGAGATCCACATTCAGTGCCACACAGGCGAGAAGCCATTTGTCTGTGTTCATTGTGGGAAAGGCTTCAGAGATAAGTATAAACTCAGTCTGCATCTAaggattcacacaggagagaaaccatttgtctgcactgagtgtgggaaaggcTTTAGGGATTCGAGCTCTCTGAAATCTCACCTCCagattcacacaggagagaaaccatttgtctgcactgagtgtgggaaaggcTTCAGGAAAAAGTGTGATCTCAAATCTCACCTTCATATTCACACCGGAGTGAACCCATttgtctgcactgagtgtgggaaatgtttcaggGATAAAAGCGAACTGAACATTCATATTAACGTACACACAGGAAAGACTTTCCCCTGTACGGAGTGTGGCAAATCCTTTGCAGCAAAGAACAATCTGAAAAGGCACCAAATggttcacactggggagaaaccacacgagtgcacagagtgtgggaaacGATTCATGGAGAAAAGTAAACTAGAGAGACATTATCTAAATCATACTGGAGTGAAACCATTCAGCTGCTGTGAGTGTGGAGAACAGTTCAAATGGAAACACCAGCTCCAGTATCACCAACTGAGTCACACCGGGGAGAGGCCAtttgtctgtactgagtgtgggaagAGCTACAAGAGTAAGGATACACTCACTGCGCACTGTCTtattcacactggggagaaaccatttgtgtGCCCTGAGTGTGGGAAACCATATAAGAGCTACAGTGCACTGAGGTACCACCTCCAGACTCACATTAGATGA